CCGCGAGCAATGCGGACGGAGGTCCGTAGACCGCCGCCGGCCGATGCGCGGCCAGCTTCTCCGCCATCCGCTCCACCGGCTGCATGACACTGATCCGGCGGAAGACGCCCAATCGCTCCATCGCGGAGCGGCCTTCCGCGGCCGGCGGAATCGCGTCGAGCACCGCGATGCGATCATGTGGCGATACCCCGCACGCCCCGCGCGCGCGCAGCTTGACGCGGTACCTGAGGAGCGACCACGCGCGGGGATCGAAGTACATTCGAAACGGTTCGGCGGTCGAGCCCGATGAAAGCGAGGATGCCCACCAGGGGCGGATCCAGCCGTCGCGCACCGCGCCGGTGCCGGCGAGCCGGAGCTCGCGCGCGGACACCGGTGGAAGCTCGGCGAGCGCCGCGAAGACGTCGCGCTCGCGAAGCGGGCGCCCGATGCCGGCGCCGCCGAGCCGCGCGGCCCAGAAGTGGGTGCGACCGGCCCAGCCGAGGAGCGTGAGGAGGCGCCGCCGCGCAAGCGCGGCGCACTGATCGGCAGAAGCCGGCAATGGCATCATCGCTGGGTGACGAGCGGGCCGGCCGCGGGCGGGCCGTCCACCGCAGCGAGATTGTGAACGGCGGGCTCGCTCCCAGACGAGCGCTCTGCCTTCGTGACCCGCCTCGCGGCGGCGTACACGGCGAGGTACTTCTCCGCCACCGCGGCCCACGAGAAGTGCGACACCGCGCGGGCACGATTGCGCGTCGAGATCGCAGCGCGAAGCGCCGGCTGCTCGCCGAGGCGGCGGATGGCGGCGGCCAGCGCACCGGGATCGCGAGGCGGCACGAGAAAGCCGTGCTCGCCCTCGTGCACGACCTCGGGGATCCCGCCCACCGCCGTGCCGACGACCGGCAGCCCCGCCGCCATGGCCTCAGCGAAGACGTTGCCGAACGCTTCCTCGCGCGACGGAAGCGTGAACAGATCGGCATCGCGCAGCCGCTCGCCTACCGCGGCCCGCCCCACCGCGCCGGTGAACCGCACCATATCACCCAGGCCGAGCCGGCCCGCAAGGTCGCGGAGCGCCGGCTCCGCCGGCCCGCTTCCTACGATTTCCAGCCGGTAGCGGCCGTGCTCCAGCCGGGCCACGGCGAGCAGCAGATCGTCCAGACCCTTGCGCTCGACCAGCCGCGCGACCGCGATGCACCGGATCGGGCTGCCCGCGCAAGCGCCGGCAGCGGCGGCGGCGGCGGCGGCGGGCCGGAAGCAATCGATGTCAACGCCGTTCGGGATCACCGTGTAGCGGAGCCACGGATCGGTGCGGAGCGCGAGCCGACCCAGGCTCTCGCACACCGCCACGACGCGGTCGGCGCGGCGCCAGATCGCACGCGTTACCGGGCGGAGGAGACGATGGGCGCGCTGCAGGCCGCGGTTGGACGGGTCGTACCCCGGCACGTCCGAGCCCCGCAGTGACACGATCGTGGCCTCCCCGCCGCGAAAGAGCGGCAGGAGCATTCCCGTCGGCAGCGAGAAGAAGAAGTGCGCGACATCGTAGGTCACGCCGCGCCGCAGCCGCCGCACGCACGGCAGCGCCGCCGCGAGGTAGCTCGCGGCATCCAACATGGTGGCCTCGTGCACGGCGGTGCGCCGGCTGCGCACCCGATGCACGGTGAGGCCGCGGCCCTCTGCCACGACGGGCGGGATCGAGCGATCGCCGGGGTGCGCGGTGACCACGTCGACCCGGATGCCGCGGCCAGCGAGCGCCGCCGCGAGGGCTGCGGTGGCGACCCCAGCACCGCCGCCCACCGGGGGATACTCGTAGTTGAGCACCAGCACGCTGCGGACGTTCGCCTGCGTCGGCCTGGTGGACACGCGTGCATCCATTTCCGACCGGA
This genomic stretch from Gemmatimonadales bacterium harbors:
- a CDS encoding glycosyltransferase, yielding MSTRPTQANVRSVLVLNYEYPPVGGGAGVATAALAAALAGRGIRVDVVTAHPGDRSIPPVVAEGRGLTVHRVRSRRTAVHEATMLDAASYLAAALPCVRRLRRGVTYDVAHFFFSLPTGMLLPLFRGGEATIVSLRGSDVPGYDPSNRGLQRAHRLLRPVTRAIWRRADRVVAVCESLGRLALRTDPWLRYTVIPNGVDIDCFRPAAAAAAAAGACAGSPIRCIAVARLVERKGLDDLLLAVARLEHGRYRLEIVGSGPAEPALRDLAGRLGLGDMVRFTGAVGRAAVGERLRDADLFTLPSREEAFGNVFAEAMAAGLPVVGTAVGGIPEVVHEGEHGFLVPPRDPGALAAAIRRLGEQPALRAAISTRNRARAVSHFSWAAVAEKYLAVYAAARRVTKAERSSGSEPAVHNLAAVDGPPAAGPLVTQR